CCTGTTTTTTCTTTAAGTTCTTCAATATAATAAGGATTAGGCAAAAACCTTACATCAAAAACAAGATCTGCATCCAGCAAAATACCATTTTTAAAACCAAAAGAAACTATGGAAATTATCATAATGTCCTTTGTGCCTTCTACATTGTAGAGCTCAGATATTCTGGCTTTTAACTCTGCCAATTTAAGCTTAGAAGTATCTATTATATAATCTGAATTCTCTCTAATGTTCTCCAGCGCTTGTCTTTCTCTATCTATTCCATTTAAAATATTTCCCTGTCTCTCCATCGGATGCGGTCTTCTAAGCTCTTTGTATCTTTTTACAAGAACTTCATCTGATGCATCCAAAAAGAGAACACTAACATCAAAACCGGCTTTCTTAAGATCCTCTATGGATTTTGTAAGATTTTCTAAAAATCCAACACCTCTAATATCAAGCCCTACAGCCAATCTTTCTATAACTATCTCAGATCTCGAAGTGAGCTCTGCAAAACTCATTATCAATAGAGGTGGTAGATTATCCATACTGTAGAACCCCATGTCCTCCAGTATGTTCAATGCAGATGATTTACCTGCTCCGGACATTCCTGTAATTATTACTATTTCCATAATGCACCCTCCTCTAAAAAATATTATTCAACAATATTTATAATCCTATCCTTTGGTACCCCGGTATTCTTAATCCTCTCTAATGCATTAGTTAGATCACCGACATTTTCAGGTCTATGAGCATCGCTTCCAATACTGAACATCACATTCGTTTTAAGTGCCTCAATAATACCTTCTTCTGTTAAGCAGCTATGGCTGGAATTAATCTCCAGAGCCGTTCCCTTCTCTTCGCAGGCTCTTGCCAGTTTTTCGGTGTCAACATTAATCTTGGAACCTGGATGGGTTATTATATAAATAGGATATTTATTTACAATATTAATCAAACATTTTGTACTATGCTTAGCAACCAGTGGTTTTAAAAACCTCAATATTTTTGAAATTGGATTTAAAATAAAGAAAACCCAGAACGAATAGAAATCATCAGGTATGATACCGTAATGAAAACCTACCGAAACTCTGTCAAGCATAGCAATCTCTTCATCTCTTAAATCAATTTCCCCATTAAAGCTGGTTACATTGGATTCACAACCCATCAATATATTGATGTCGTCAAACTCCTCATTAAGCCTATCTATTTCTTCTCTTATCTCTTTAAACTTATCTCTTCTAACACCAAACGCAATATGTCCCGGACCATGATCGGTTATTAAAATCTGCTTTAACCCCTTATTTCTTGCCGCCATTACTACTTCTCTAATTGTACCTTTGGCATGTCCGTTTCTACTGTACTCAGTATGCATATGATTATCACTTAATACCTTCATTACCTAATCTCCGATAATCTTAATCTCTGTTTCCAGTTCTACACCAAATTTTTCTCTTACTACATTTTGTACATGCTCAATCACATGAGAAACCTCTTCAAAAGATGATTCCCCGTCAGAAACAATAAATCCGCAATGTTTTTGAGATACCATTGCATTCTTATATCTATAGCCTCTCAAACCACTGTCATCGATTAATTTACCTGCATAGTATCCTTCAGGTCTTTTGAATACGGAACCTGCGCTTGGACGATCCAGAGGCTGTTTTTCATTCCTTTTATTATCCAAATCTTTGTAGTTGGCATAAATTTCATCGTAGTCCCCATGTTCAAGTTTAAAAGTAGCTTCAAGCACGATCAAACCCTCATCATGAACCCTGGATCTTCTGTATCTGAAATTCATTTCCTCAGCAGGTATATCTACGATATTATTATCCTTGTCTATAGCTTTTACACTTACACATATATCTTTAATTTCCCCGCCATAAGCTCCTGCATTCATTGTAATTGCTCCACCTATATTGCCGGGTATCCCTGAAGAAAACTCCATGCCTGCCAGGCTTCTTTCAATAGCTGCAATAGAAGTCTTGGTCAATTGAGCACCGGCTTGAACAGTCAGTACATCGTCATCAAAACTAAGCTCAGACAAATTGTCAGCAATTTTTATAACAACTCCACGAATTCCTGTATCCTTTACGAGTAAATTGGAGCCATTTCCAATTACCATAAAATTTATCTCATTTTTTCTTAGAAACTCTACAAGTCTTCTCACTTCATCATAACTATGCGGAACAACCATGTAATCGCATGGACCGCCTATCTCAAAAGTAGTATGGTTTTTCATCGGCTCATCCACTAAAACATCCCCGACTTTCAAACCAACTAATTTATTATAAATACTTTCCAATATATCCTCCTGTACAAACCCTTATAGGGAATTATCGCTATTTAATATATACAATTTAAAGTAATTTGTCAAAGAACTTAGTTCTCTTTAAAATACTCCAACACTTCTCCTACTTGATATAGGGATCCGAAACAAATAATACTGTCTTCAGGTTTTGCCATACTGATTGCAGCTGTCAAAGCAGCTTTGGTTGAACCCATTGCAACAGCTTCTCCGCCTTTCATAACTATCTCATTCTTTAAATCCAGACTGGACAATGCTCTGTCACTATCAGGTCTGGTCGTATAATATATTTTAGCAAGCGGAATAGTCATTTCAATACTCTTAATATAATCCTTATCTCTCAAAGTCCCAAAGACAAATATATGCTTTTTATCGCCGTAAATCTCCTTAAGCGTATTAACCAATGACTCCACACCTTGAACATTATGCGCACCGTCAACAATTACGATAGGATTACTTGATAATAATTGGAACCTGCCTTTAATTAGTGCCGTTTTCATGCCCTCTTTTAAGTCGTCTTCGCTTATAGGATAGCCTGCTTCTATTATTTCATCAATAGCCATCAGAGCAAGAGAAGCATTATAAGGCTGATAATCACCAATCATTCTTATTTTTACATCATTATGATTTTTAAATGAAAAAGCCTGTCCATGAATGTCAATCTCAGTTACATCTACAAGATTTTTATCTAGGTACTTAACTTCAACATCATTCTCTTCAGCAGTCGAATTCAAAACACCTAAAACTGCATCTTCTTGCGGATAACTCACTACTCTTGAGCCTTTTTTAATAATCCCCGCCTTCTCATACGCAATCTTCTCGATAGTATCTCCTAAATAATCTATATGATCTATACCTATATTGGTTAAAATAGCAACCAGTGGCGCATCTATAAAATTCGTGGCATCAAGTCTACCGCCCATACCAACTTCCAGTACTGCAAAATCACAGCCTTCCTCAGCAAAATAAACCACTCCAAGAGCAGTTTCAGCTTCGAAAGCAGTTATTTGTATATTGTGTTCTTCACTTGCAGTCTTAATCCTCTCTAGTATCTCACCAATTCTATCTGTGTCTATCTCCTCATGATCGATGACAAATCTCTCGTTAAACCTTAAAATCGAAGGAGATGTATATATTCCAGTTTTATAGCCGGCCTTAGTTAGAACAGATGAAATATATGTGGCAGTCGAACCCTTTCCATTTGTACCAGCAACATGTATAAACTTCAACTTCTTATCGGGTCTGCCCATTACTTCCATTAACTTTTTTATATTATCTAAACCTAAAATAAAACCAAGATTTTTTAAATCATCCAAATAATTCATAGCACCATTAAAGTCCATAAATTCACCCCCATCAATCAAATGATTATTATACTTACCTATATATTATACCCTTTTTTGATGATTTCACCTAACATTGTGAACTACACTAAAAAGGATTTACTTCTCAACTTTCTTGCGTTAATAAATTTTGTGTTATCTTTAAACTAAAGGGTATATAGATAACAAAGGAGGTCAATCATGAAAAAACGTATATTAGCACTAATTATTGTACTTAGTATGATTATGACAATCATACCCGTTCAAGCTGATCATTATGAACCGATGGCCAGAGAATTTAAATTTGAACGTATCTCCGGAAAAAACAGATATGAAACAGCGATAAAAATCGCCGAAGAAATTCCTGCTGAAAAACAAAAGGAAGTTGTTTTAGTAGATGGTAATGGTTATGCTGATGCCCTCACCGGAGGACTATTGGCAATCCAAAGCAACGCCATAATACTGCTTGCAAATAAAAACAACCTTCCTAAAGAAACTAAAGACTACATTATCAACAATGATATTTCTAAAGTTACTATTCTAGGTGGAGAAAACTCAGTGTCAGCCAAGGCTGAAGCCGACATTAAAGCACTTGGGATTACAACTAAAAGAATTGCCGGAACAAACAGATTTGAAACCTCAAACAAAGTTTACGAAGAGATATCTAAACTTTTTGGACTCGAGTCTTTACCCGTCGGTAAATATGGTTTAGTAGATGGATATAGCTATGCCGATGCACTAGCAGCCACACCATATATGGCATCCTCTAAAGATGAATTAAAAGGAGCCTTACTACTATACCATACTGGAATGCTCCAAGACTCCAGCGGACTTGTATTCGGAGGTCCTGATCGTGTCCCCGACTTTCCGAATATATTAAAGAGATTTTCAGGATCCGATCGATACAAAACTGCAGCTGCAATAGCAGATATGTATGACAAAGACAATGGTAAGTGGACAGGATATGAGCCAAAGGAAATATTTATAGCAAGCGGACACGACTATCCTGACGCTTTAGCAGCAGCCCCACTTATCAATGCAAGACAAGGAGTACTTCTATTGAGCAACAAGCACACACTCGATGACAGTACCATAAACTACATTTACTATTCTAACATTGATAAGATAACAATAATCGGAGGAGAAAACTCCGTACAGGATGTCATCATTGAACAAATAAAACACATGAAAATTAGCTCACTTAAACAATATACAAACTCAAGATTTGGATTCAGACTCATCTATCCCGACTCATTAATAAATAATATTGTGGAATCAGAAAACGGTGACGGAATAACCATGTATGCAGAACACTTCACCGTAAGAGCATATGCCGGATACAACATAATGGAATACGACTTAAGAAAAGAATTAGAGATAAATGAACGATACAAAGATATGATAATAACAGAAGACATTATTGACGGATACAGCGGCTATGATCTTCTTAAATCAACCGCAACGGGATTTCACCATATTAAAACAGTACTCGTAGATGATACTATCTACACAATTGAAGTAGAATCAAGAATCCCGTTTGGATCATATAGTGTTGTAGAACAATTACAAATAGAATTACTTATGAAAGGATTAAGAATCAAGTAGTACTTTTAAAGTGAAGATATAAATCAAACCAAGGGCATCCCCTGCTGGCAATTACGAGAAGGATAAGTTATCTATAGTAATTAGGAGAGGTGTCCTTGGTTTAGTTTGGGGGTTGTGTGGATATTGTTGTAGCTCTTTGGTAGCCTCCCTCTGACGAGGGAGGTGGGTTTGCGAAGCAAACTCGGAGGGAGAGAAAAACTAGGCTACCATTACTCTAACCAAAATCTACTATCTCTGAATGTAAACTATACATTATAACATTGCAGCGAAAACAAACGCGGAAGTTTGGATAAAGTTGTAAGTTTAGTCGTATTGTGGGATTAATTTAGAATAAAAAAGTTGAATTCTTTTATAGTATGTCTCTCCCTCAGTCAACGGAGTTGACAGCTCCCTCGTCAGATGGAGCCTTTAAAAAATCGAAGTAATTGGCAAGAATTCGACTGCCGTCAGATGGAGCCTAAAGAGAATTACCATATAAAACTTAATTAATAAGAAATCGAGTGCTTTAAAATTAAAGTGAGGGCTTTCACTTAGCCTCCGTTCCCAGCCTAACCAATTGAGATGCTCTTCGAAATTCTGGTAGGCTTCATGCAAAGAATTCCCAAGAACGAAGTGATTGGCTAGAATTCGACTGCCAAAAGATGGAGCTTAAAAAACATAAAGCAACATCTTCACGTCGCTACCTTCATTCCTTTAATCCTCCCACCCCCCAAAAAAACAAACCCTGATAAAATGGCTCTATAATTTATAGTGTTGGTGAAGAAATATTAGTTTCTTTGCTGGCACTATTTTCTTTTTAAAAAATAAAGACATAGTGACCAATTTCCTTTATAATTTAATCACTACAACAAAAAAATAAGGAGGCCACTATGTCTATTAGTAATTATATCTTAAATTTATTAGATTTAAAAGATGAAAATATTGAGATTTTTGAAAATGTCGAGAAGATTAAAAAGAAGAATATCTCTTACAATTTGATTTTTGGCCGGCTTACCTATAATGCTTCTGTTTGTCCCGTTTGTGGTAACGTGCATAGCCCAAGCATTATTAAACACGGCACTAAGTCTTCTGATATTAAACTTCTTCCTTTTAATGGCGAACCTACTTTCTTGAGACTTAAAAAGCAGAGATTTTTATGTAAGGAGTGTAATTCTACTTTTATAGCTGAAACTGATATTGTTAAAAAGAATTGTTTTATTTCTAATAGAGTAAAAGCTCATATTACAACTAATTTGACCATGAAAGTAAGTGAAAAAGATATTGCTAGTTTACATTATGTTTCTCATTCTACGGTTTCTAAATGTGTAGATCAAGCTTTTGA
The sequence above is a segment of the Peptoniphilaceae bacterium AMB_02 genome. Coding sequences within it:
- the rapZ gene encoding RNase adapter RapZ, with the translated sequence MEIVIITGMSGAGKSSALNILEDMGFYSMDNLPPLLIMSFAELTSRSEIVIERLAVGLDIRGVGFLENLTKSIEDLKKAGFDVSVLFLDASDEVLVKRYKELRRPHPMERQGNILNGIDRERQALENIRENSDYIIDTSKLKLAELKARISELYNVEGTKDIMIISIVSFGFKNGILLDADLVFDVRFLPNPYYIEELKEKTGKDSEVFDYVFSYDVTDKFLNEIMELLNFTVPYYEKEGKRNLIIGIGCTGGRHRSVAIAEKLGELIKEKYDLVFVSHRDERYW
- a CDS encoding PHP domain-containing protein, whose amino-acid sequence is MKVLSDNHMHTEYSRNGHAKGTIREVVMAARNKGLKQILITDHGPGHIAFGVRRDKFKEIREEIDRLNEEFDDINILMGCESNVTSFNGEIDLRDEEIAMLDRVSVGFHYGIIPDDFYSFWVFFILNPISKILRFLKPLVAKHSTKCLINIVNKYPIYIITHPGSKINVDTEKLARACEEKGTALEINSSHSCLTEEGIIEALKTNVMFSIGSDAHRPENVGDLTNALERIKNTGVPKDRIINIVE
- the murB gene encoding UDP-N-acetylmuramate dehydrogenase; translated protein: MESIYNKLVGLKVGDVLVDEPMKNHTTFEIGGPCDYMVVPHSYDEVRRLVEFLRKNEINFMVIGNGSNLLVKDTGIRGVVIKIADNLSELSFDDDVLTVQAGAQLTKTSIAAIERSLAGMEFSSGIPGNIGGAITMNAGAYGGEIKDICVSVKAIDKDNNIVDIPAEEMNFRYRRSRVHDEGLIVLEATFKLEHGDYDEIYANYKDLDNKRNEKQPLDRPSAGSVFKRPEGYYAGKLIDDSGLRGYRYKNAMVSQKHCGFIVSDGESSFEEVSHVIEHVQNVVREKFGVELETEIKIIGD
- a CDS encoding folylpolyglutamate synthase/dihydrofolate synthase family protein, with the protein product MDFNGAMNYLDDLKNLGFILGLDNIKKLMEVMGRPDKKLKFIHVAGTNGKGSTATYISSVLTKAGYKTGIYTSPSILRFNERFVIDHEEIDTDRIGEILERIKTASEEHNIQITAFEAETALGVVYFAEEGCDFAVLEVGMGGRLDATNFIDAPLVAILTNIGIDHIDYLGDTIEKIAYEKAGIIKKGSRVVSYPQEDAVLGVLNSTAEENDVEVKYLDKNLVDVTEIDIHGQAFSFKNHNDVKIRMIGDYQPYNASLALMAIDEIIEAGYPISEDDLKEGMKTALIKGRFQLLSSNPIVIVDGAHNVQGVESLVNTLKEIYGDKKHIFVFGTLRDKDYIKSIEMTIPLAKIYYTTRPDSDRALSSLDLKNEIVMKGGEAVAMGSTKAALTAAISMAKPEDSIICFGSLYQVGEVLEYFKEN
- a CDS encoding cell wall-binding repeat-containing protein, producing MKKRILALIIVLSMIMTIIPVQADHYEPMAREFKFERISGKNRYETAIKIAEEIPAEKQKEVVLVDGNGYADALTGGLLAIQSNAIILLANKNNLPKETKDYIINNDISKVTILGGENSVSAKAEADIKALGITTKRIAGTNRFETSNKVYEEISKLFGLESLPVGKYGLVDGYSYADALAATPYMASSKDELKGALLLYHTGMLQDSSGLVFGGPDRVPDFPNILKRFSGSDRYKTAAAIADMYDKDNGKWTGYEPKEIFIASGHDYPDALAAAPLINARQGVLLLSNKHTLDDSTINYIYYSNIDKITIIGGENSVQDVIIEQIKHMKISSLKQYTNSRFGFRLIYPDSLINNIVESENGDGITMYAEHFTVRAYAGYNIMEYDLRKELEINERYKDMIITEDIIDGYSGYDLLKSTATGFHHIKTVLVDDTIYTIEVESRIPFGSYSVVEQLQIELLMKGLRIK